The following are encoded together in the Ktedonobacteraceae bacterium genome:
- the cas10d gene encoding type I-D CRISPR-associated protein Cas10d/Csc3, whose amino-acid sequence MFIRDFLLRAVDPGDEVTRAFVETMVPQLIVHYSDKSAKGGDHARDDMYDERTKRTFEEKDDQSMLSHQLNGIFPALRLLNILEAEDLAIAPYSAIERRVYILAYLMHDVNKILNIRDLETRTRAAIEEAKGVIAGELEQCGADAFFPDWRAYLEDIAYLVVNTQEQWGTHLITYGWHLRLPERRILELRSLCTYSDCIAYLVPMPSAILSSDDARKLNRILGELSDGELVFSYHQLREVRGLLSNVINDSLVSLYTDDGRRGGIWPYLFFSDGVVYITRKKLSLAISREQIVEVAQNRLREICAPRIKNGAPGFKFDNKGIVKHPDYYFDFLSLEDYAELLARFTVNITRGDITAGPLEKLRQMQARGEIPADIDLNLRPDVRAGMMSRFLSIVFLSLLGRLDKKQEALRASVEKVVVEQLGLASYWEQSKAIPNKGGTEYRWFWLGLCYIHDHPGLSENDLEAVFRSILRMVIEMAGEPLRKAMPPKYLPHLVTYLNSIVELPKAVLAGSALPDFAAELERYAGAKKKSGKELICTLCNSAFPTDEQSDNAVLFQPWVYKNKLALYAGKNAGGVCAICSLELMLRQNLQRGTLRLTGSKFEGLRPKYLAVYPNFFFTAETGALVQGVLDQLQSINFFTIRRELNGHDLTVARLLELDAFQSAEAEAPPPAQLRPALVENDSELEQEDESESAAPVQAKASDRMYIKYEPSRYPGMCLFGVKATSDDTDSAAWAMPAFLALALPLITGAKVVISEMTLPLFSSGRDFRETVIFDAPHPYLDRLLKGKRLRVNRLESRLKLLASLYTVNLDTYAKGGKPEWQHLSAIARDLDTDPLLLFSYLHEQERRDNRDSFRVEDAERYLHIYTEILEADVSKIEKCVDLYTVFYQGGWKSHSVLKPVDIVAKAIINSPLDIEEADLLWQIQGELKNWLDRVRSRQAAGRAMFYGKEITEKEEPAIRAFVQYFYNAVFKEYCQGERGVLRSRINQFKDGCEAYYMHLIHQKRIEDEEEESEAEAAVV is encoded by the coding sequence ATGTTTATTCGTGATTTTCTGTTGCGCGCCGTCGATCCTGGCGACGAGGTGACGCGCGCGTTTGTAGAAACAATGGTTCCACAGCTGATCGTGCATTACAGCGATAAATCGGCCAAGGGCGGCGATCACGCCAGGGATGATATGTATGATGAGCGAACGAAGCGCACATTTGAGGAAAAAGATGATCAGAGTATGCTGAGTCACCAGCTGAACGGCATCTTTCCCGCGCTGCGCCTGCTCAATATTCTGGAGGCGGAAGACCTTGCGATTGCGCCCTATTCGGCTATCGAGCGCCGGGTGTATATCCTGGCCTACCTGATGCACGATGTCAACAAGATTCTCAATATTCGCGACCTCGAAACACGCACGCGCGCGGCAATCGAGGAAGCGAAGGGAGTGATTGCCGGCGAATTAGAGCAGTGCGGCGCGGATGCCTTTTTCCCTGACTGGCGCGCCTACCTGGAGGATATCGCCTACCTCGTCGTCAATACACAGGAGCAGTGGGGGACGCACCTGATTACCTACGGGTGGCATCTGCGGCTGCCGGAACGTCGCATTCTGGAATTGCGCAGTCTCTGCACCTATTCCGACTGCATCGCTTACCTGGTACCCATGCCCTCGGCGATTCTCTCGTCAGATGACGCGCGTAAGCTGAATCGTATCCTGGGAGAGTTGAGCGACGGCGAACTGGTCTTTAGCTATCATCAACTGCGCGAGGTGCGCGGTCTGCTCAGCAATGTCATCAACGATAGCCTTGTCAGTCTCTACACGGATGATGGGAGGCGCGGCGGCATCTGGCCCTACCTGTTCTTCTCGGATGGCGTCGTGTACATCACGCGCAAGAAGTTATCCCTGGCCATTAGCAGGGAGCAGATTGTGGAGGTGGCACAGAATCGACTGCGAGAGATATGCGCGCCCAGGATCAAGAATGGAGCGCCGGGTTTCAAGTTCGACAACAAGGGCATCGTGAAGCATCCCGACTATTACTTCGACTTTCTCTCGCTCGAAGACTACGCTGAGTTGCTGGCACGCTTCACCGTCAACATCACGCGCGGCGATATCACAGCGGGTCCGCTGGAGAAGTTGCGCCAGATGCAGGCACGAGGGGAGATTCCGGCGGATATCGATTTGAATCTCAGACCTGATGTGCGCGCGGGTATGATGAGCCGTTTCCTCTCGATCGTTTTCTTGTCGCTGCTGGGCAGGCTCGACAAGAAGCAGGAAGCTTTGCGCGCATCGGTTGAGAAAGTCGTAGTTGAGCAACTGGGGCTGGCATCTTATTGGGAACAATCGAAGGCCATTCCCAACAAGGGTGGTACAGAGTATCGCTGGTTCTGGCTCGGTCTTTGCTATATCCACGATCATCCTGGCTTGAGTGAAAACGATCTGGAGGCGGTGTTCCGGTCGATCCTGCGTATGGTGATTGAGATGGCAGGGGAGCCGCTGCGCAAGGCGATGCCGCCAAAATACTTGCCGCATCTTGTCACTTACCTGAACAGCATTGTCGAATTGCCAAAAGCAGTACTTGCCGGTAGTGCCTTGCCCGATTTTGCTGCCGAGTTGGAGCGGTATGCTGGTGCTAAAAAGAAGAGCGGCAAAGAACTGATCTGTACGCTCTGCAACAGCGCCTTCCCAACCGATGAACAATCGGATAACGCGGTGTTGTTCCAGCCCTGGGTCTACAAGAACAAGCTCGCGCTCTATGCTGGGAAGAACGCGGGCGGCGTCTGCGCGATCTGTTCGCTCGAATTGATGCTGCGACAGAACTTACAGCGCGGTACGCTGCGGCTGACCGGCTCGAAGTTCGAGGGGTTGCGGCCCAAATATCTGGCTGTCTATCCCAATTTCTTCTTCACGGCGGAAACAGGCGCGCTTGTACAGGGTGTGCTCGACCAGCTCCAGAGCATCAACTTCTTCACCATCCGGCGCGAACTGAATGGCCATGATCTGACCGTGGCCAGGCTGCTGGAACTCGATGCTTTCCAGTCAGCGGAAGCTGAGGCACCCCCACCGGCCCAATTGCGCCCGGCACTGGTTGAAAATGACAGCGAATTGGAGCAGGAGGACGAAAGCGAATCAGCAGCACCGGTACAGGCAAAGGCTTCCGACCGCATGTACATCAAATATGAGCCATCACGCTATCCCGGCATGTGCTTGTTTGGTGTGAAGGCGACCAGCGATGACACGGACTCGGCGGCCTGGGCGATGCCCGCGTTCCTGGCGCTGGCGCTGCCGCTCATCACCGGTGCTAAAGTCGTGATCTCGGAGATGACCCTGCCGCTCTTCTCATCCGGTCGCGATTTTCGCGAGACGGTCATATTCGACGCGCCGCATCCCTACCTTGACCGTCTGCTCAAAGGTAAACGCCTGCGTGTTAACCGGCTTGAATCGCGGCTCAAGCTGCTGGCAAGCCTGTACACCGTCAACCTGGATACGTATGCGAAGGGAGGCAAGCCCGAATGGCAGCATCTCAGCGCCATTGCCCGCGACCTCGATACCGACCCGTTATTGTTGTTCAGCTACTTGCACGAGCAGGAACGGCGCGATAACCGCGATTCGTTCCGTGTCGAAGATGCAGAACGCTACTTGCACATCTATACAGAGATATTGGAGGCAGATGTGAGCAAAATCGAAAAATGTGTAGACCTCTACACCGTTTTCTACCAGGGCGGATGGAAATCTCATTCCGTTCTCAAACCGGTGGATATTGTCGCCAAAGCAATTATTAACAGCCCGCTTGACATTGAGGAGGCCGATCTACTCTGGCAGATTCAAGGCGAACTCAAGAACTGGCTTGACCGCGTGCGTAGCCGGCAGGCAGCAGGCCGCGCGATGTTTTATGGGAAGGAGATCACCGAGAAGGAGGAGCCTGCTATTCGCGCTTTCGTGCAATACTTCTACAATGCTGTCTTCAAGGAGTATTGCCAGGGCGAACGTGGCGTCCTGCGCAGTCGTATCAACCAGTTCAAGGATGGCTGCGAGGCCTATTACATGCACCTGATTCACCAGAAGCGCATTGAGGATGAGGAAGAGGAATCCGAAGCCGAGGCTGCTGTCGTGTAG
- the cas7d gene encoding type I-D CRISPR-associated protein Cas7/Csc2 produces the protein MFLNTLESLDVFHSEIPRLPMGKYAHIVIVRETNSFALFQTDGELNISRVSKGRKAESQDQATRIVLFKRKQSTPERLTGRELLRRYGLVESCEYNSDKFCKRCPDCIYYGFAIGSEGSERSKVLVDSAFSITGYDMSHQQFTFNAPFENGTMSEGGKMKTALGEQDYVLPQVYFPSVVTIKDPTEAEFIYVLNNILRTKRYGAQNTRTGTVENHMMAVIFADGEIFSNLHLTQAVYDALTPDQLKRTPLALTDVLSSTQAVIPDLLAEDGVVANLVMGERLNRLLQEITQIASDESQLRRVLAQANTETMQYAKSYGVDSKEKARK, from the coding sequence ATGTTCTTAAACACACTCGAATCGCTGGACGTTTTTCATAGTGAGATTCCGCGCCTGCCGATGGGCAAATACGCGCATATCGTGATTGTGCGCGAGACAAACTCGTTCGCGCTGTTCCAGACAGATGGCGAACTGAACATCAGCCGCGTCAGCAAGGGTCGGAAAGCCGAAAGCCAGGACCAGGCGACGCGCATCGTCCTTTTCAAGCGCAAGCAATCGACGCCTGAGCGCCTGACGGGCCGCGAACTGCTGCGCCGCTATGGGCTGGTCGAAAGCTGCGAATACAACTCGGACAAGTTCTGCAAACGCTGCCCTGACTGCATCTACTACGGTTTTGCTATCGGCAGCGAGGGGTCGGAACGCTCCAAGGTGCTGGTCGATTCGGCTTTCTCGATCACCGGTTATGATATGTCGCACCAGCAATTCACCTTCAACGCGCCTTTTGAAAATGGCACGATGAGCGAGGGTGGTAAGATGAAGACGGCGCTGGGCGAGCAGGATTACGTGCTGCCGCAGGTGTACTTCCCATCAGTAGTGACGATCAAGGACCCGACCGAGGCCGAGTTTATCTATGTGCTGAACAATATTCTGCGCACGAAGCGTTATGGCGCGCAGAATACACGTACCGGCACAGTTGAAAACCATATGATGGCCGTAATCTTCGCCGATGGAGAAATTTTCTCCAATCTGCACTTGACGCAGGCCGTTTACGACGCGCTGACGCCGGATCAGTTGAAGCGCACGCCGCTTGCGCTGACCGATGTGTTGTCCTCTACCCAGGCCGTCATTCCTGATCTGCTGGCGGAGGATGGAGTGGTAGCCAATCTCGTTATGGGCGAGCGCCTGAATCGCCTGTTGCAAGAGATTACGCAGATTGCCAGCGACGAATCGCAGTTGCGCCGCGTGCTGGCGCAGGCGAACACCGAGACCATGCAGTACGCGAAGAGCTATGGCGTTGATTCGAAGGAGAAGGCCAGGAAGTAG
- the cas1d gene encoding type I-D CRISPR-associated endonuclease Cas1d, whose product MPTLYLTENRALVRRDTEDCLLVQIPERRGKDGMAPAPARNERIPLVKIDDVVVMGEVTLTASALHLLLDHNIEINFLTHFGKFKGRLSPSLSKNAILRMAQYRAHNDMARRCELARRFVIGKLSNQRTMLQRYNRRQSDSEMSQAIDQIAGLLSQLHALPVDTATSTRALATGDNRVEGTPLESILGMEGAGSAAYFQCFGKLLSDPEQWPFEKRIKRPPTDPVNALLSFGYAMLTNQVASAVQLVGFDHFVGYLHSSFYGRPALALDIMEEFRPIIVDSVVLSLLNKRMLTANDFVVELGAYRLKDEKRKIFFTQFEERMREEIQHPIFGYQVTYRRCIELQTRLVAKFLTGEINEYPPFVVR is encoded by the coding sequence ATGCCAACACTCTACCTGACAGAAAACCGCGCCCTGGTGCGCCGCGATACCGAAGATTGCCTGCTGGTACAGATTCCTGAGAGGCGCGGGAAAGACGGCATGGCCCCTGCGCCTGCCCGCAATGAACGCATTCCGCTGGTGAAAATCGATGATGTCGTGGTAATGGGCGAGGTGACATTAACGGCCTCGGCGCTCCACTTATTGCTGGACCACAACATCGAGATCAACTTCCTGACCCATTTTGGTAAATTCAAGGGCCGCCTTTCACCGTCGCTCTCAAAGAACGCGATTTTGCGTATGGCGCAGTACCGCGCGCATAACGATATGGCGCGGCGCTGCGAGCTGGCGCGACGCTTTGTGATCGGCAAGCTCTCGAATCAACGCACGATGCTGCAACGCTACAATCGTCGCCAGTCCGATAGCGAAATGAGCCAGGCCATCGACCAGATTGCCGGTCTGCTTTCTCAACTGCACGCGTTACCGGTAGATACGGCGACCTCAACTCGCGCGCTGGCTACTGGCGACAATCGGGTCGAGGGAACGCCTCTCGAATCGATCCTTGGCATGGAAGGGGCGGGCAGCGCGGCCTATTTCCAGTGTTTCGGCAAGCTGCTGTCGGACCCGGAGCAATGGCCTTTCGAGAAGCGTATCAAGCGCCCGCCCACCGATCCGGTGAACGCGCTGCTCAGTTTCGGCTATGCCATGCTCACTAACCAGGTTGCCAGCGCCGTCCAACTGGTCGGCTTCGATCATTTCGTTGGCTACCTGCACAGTTCCTTCTATGGCCGTCCCGCCCTGGCGCTGGATATCATGGAAGAATTTCGCCCGATCATCGTCGATTCCGTGGTGCTGAGCCTGCTCAACAAGCGCATGTTGACAGCAAACGACTTCGTGGTTGAATTAGGCGCGTACCGCCTCAAGGACGAGAAGCGCAAGATCTTCTTCACGCAGTTTGAGGAGCGCATGCGCGAAGAAATCCAGCATCCCATCTTCGGCTACCAGGTAACCTACCGGCGCTGCATCGAATTGCAGACGCGGCTCGTGGCCAAATTTCTGACCGGCGAAATCAACGAATATCCACCATTCGTGGTCAGATAA
- the cas6 gene encoding CRISPR system precrRNA processing endoribonuclease RAMP protein Cas6 — translation MDRISSSPSKLYALLLKLRPLEKGTLMPFSGELVHAAWLDWIRRAAPDVADMLHGGNKRRLFTCSSVQFPVPPDKMRLAERENVHLPLDPQKTYTIRITLLLGELFPLFYNSLLHFNMAESGTKKLPFMQIGKQQFLLEEVISGNDDPSGWTGFTTFANLVEEARTARLGNPEALTLQFDSLTTFNRSTTRETGYGKHYACLPLPQYVFWGLIRRWQDLAPPHLAGLVQTEQIERYINEEGIIIKDYELKTHLVHLVNHPQEGFVGTCTYHLRGTDDDLTEEDALPVRRQLFLLMLLAFYTGIGYKPAMGMGRSRLV, via the coding sequence ATGGATAGAATATCGTCATCTCCCTCCAAGCTCTACGCCCTGCTGCTCAAGCTGCGACCGCTTGAGAAGGGGACGCTGATGCCTTTTTCGGGCGAACTGGTGCATGCCGCGTGGCTGGACTGGATTCGCAGGGCGGCCCCGGATGTCGCGGACATGCTGCATGGCGGCAATAAACGGCGGCTCTTCACCTGCTCCAGCGTGCAATTTCCGGTTCCGCCGGACAAAATGCGGCTTGCCGAGCGGGAAAACGTCCATTTGCCGTTGGACCCGCAGAAAACCTATACCATTCGTATCACCCTGCTGCTGGGCGAGTTATTCCCCCTGTTTTACAATTCGCTGCTGCATTTCAATATGGCCGAGTCAGGAACAAAGAAACTGCCTTTCATGCAGATCGGCAAGCAGCAATTCCTGCTGGAAGAGGTGATCTCCGGCAATGATGATCCATCGGGCTGGACAGGCTTTACAACATTTGCTAACCTCGTGGAAGAGGCAAGGACTGCCCGGCTGGGAAATCCTGAAGCGCTCACGCTGCAATTCGACTCCCTGACCACATTCAATAGGAGTACTACCAGGGAAACCGGATATGGAAAACATTATGCCTGCCTTCCACTGCCGCAGTATGTCTTCTGGGGATTGATCCGCCGCTGGCAGGACCTGGCTCCGCCCCATTTAGCAGGTCTGGTGCAAACAGAGCAGATCGAACGTTACATCAACGAGGAGGGCATTATCATCAAGGATTATGAGCTGAAAACGCACCTCGTCCACCTGGTCAATCATCCACAGGAAGGATTCGTAGGAACCTGCACATATCACCTGCGCGGCACGGATGACGACCTGACCGAGGAAGATGCGCTTCCGGTACGCCGGCAACTGTTTTTGCTCATGCTGCTGGCTTTTTATACGGGCATCGGGTATAAGCCGGCCATGGGTATGGGCCGCTCGCGGCTGGTGTAG
- the cas5d gene encoding type I-D CRISPR-associated protein Cas5/Csc1, with the protein MFITVCRLKLHDYLFYASREMGRLYETEKYLHNYGLTYALGLVRPPYAHPVQVPRYQEDLQVMNEQGVYVTPAHPLRTTFSFNTFKMANVRYYSFTPQVSTNQVVFGRAKELAPESTFEFFVLSESQPRLPRWIRLGKWMAKAHVEVTCEGYAELKQGDYRANGALNPLDLGQLPEHCNIVAMAPASLITNAHFTGSYYELKCGEEKNAPIVRLPAGMSYQPDHRHRQSA; encoded by the coding sequence ATGTTCATCACCGTTTGTCGCCTGAAGCTGCATGACTACCTTTTCTATGCCTCGCGTGAGATGGGTCGTCTCTACGAGACGGAAAAGTACCTGCATAACTACGGGCTGACATACGCGCTTGGCCTGGTCAGGCCTCCCTACGCGCATCCTGTACAGGTGCCGCGCTACCAGGAAGACCTGCAGGTGATGAACGAGCAAGGGGTGTATGTGACACCGGCCCACCCCTTGCGCACTACCTTCTCGTTCAACACCTTCAAAATGGCGAATGTGCGCTACTATAGTTTCACGCCCCAGGTGAGTACAAACCAGGTCGTGTTTGGGCGAGCGAAAGAGCTTGCGCCGGAGAGTACCTTTGAGTTTTTTGTGCTGAGTGAGTCACAACCGCGTTTGCCGCGCTGGATTCGCCTGGGCAAGTGGATGGCGAAGGCACACGTAGAAGTTACATGCGAGGGCTATGCGGAACTCAAACAGGGCGATTATCGCGCCAATGGCGCACTCAACCCACTCGACCTGGGGCAGCTGCCCGAACACTGCAATATCGTGGCAATGGCTCCGGCCAGCCTGATTACAAACGCGCATTTTACCGGCAGCTACTACGAACTGAAATGCGGCGAGGAGAAAAACGCGCCTATCGTTCGTCTGCCCGCGGGCATGAGTTACCAGCCAGATCATCGTCACCGGCAGTCAGCGTGA
- the cas2 gene encoding CRISPR-associated endonuclease Cas2: MKNSAKVSDDVTCYVVAYDIPDDRRRTRIHKTLLGFGKWTQYSLFECFLTKKQLILLRSKLAEHLVPQEDSVRFYPLCANCVARVETVGGPPPEEELLFVV; encoded by the coding sequence ATGAAAAACAGCGCAAAAGTGAGCGATGATGTGACCTGCTACGTCGTCGCCTACGATATTCCAGACGACCGCCGGCGCACGCGCATTCATAAAACCCTGCTGGGCTTTGGCAAGTGGACGCAATACTCGCTGTTCGAGTGCTTCCTGACCAAAAAGCAGCTCATCCTGCTGCGTTCAAAGCTGGCGGAACACCTGGTTCCACAGGAGGACAGCGTGCGCTTTTATCCCTTGTGCGCGAACTGTGTAGCGCGCGTTGAAACGGTTGGTGGCCCGCCGCCGGAGGAAGAGCTGTTGTTTGTGGTGTAG
- a CDS encoding WYL domain-containing protein — protein sequence MDREASSERFARGKRASRDKAWRTVLLAVLFHTYWPQRLSKEEIIKKLSSFYGETPVPALYRDLATLTGCYVEELPEPDSEGLDEWCAGQQQRGFMAISYDREKGTFGLERSLFAIDISEEEARAFAALQEGFSPGTPYAGAVQHLLRRWEWLFSEKSRRLVQQKRKRRAHPVQLPLSPVVDYSRHTEIILALDQALEDGAYVSFAYTPLAGETVTHERVEPYELEYRDGHWYFTAYVRDLNTFLDYRVDRIQPGSLSLDKDRFLPGNRRRPGVRIRYWVSPMLARHGSLSARLRDQQVTMLENDGGAIVEGTARSLWWARRLLSGYGEQVRALEPPELVAMMRESAGSMYRMYEEQ from the coding sequence ATGGACAGGGAGGCTTCGAGCGAGCGGTTCGCGAGAGGTAAACGCGCAAGCAGGGACAAGGCATGGCGCACAGTGCTGCTGGCCGTATTGTTTCACACCTACTGGCCGCAGCGCCTGTCAAAAGAGGAGATCATCAAAAAGCTTTCCTCGTTCTATGGAGAGACGCCCGTCCCGGCGCTGTACCGTGACCTGGCAACGCTTACCGGCTGCTATGTCGAGGAATTGCCGGAACCGGATAGTGAGGGATTGGACGAATGGTGCGCCGGTCAGCAGCAGCGGGGCTTCATGGCGATCAGCTATGACCGTGAAAAGGGTACCTTTGGCCTGGAACGTTCGCTGTTCGCGATAGATATCAGCGAGGAGGAGGCGCGAGCTTTCGCGGCCCTGCAGGAGGGATTTTCGCCCGGCACGCCGTATGCCGGGGCCGTGCAGCATTTGTTGAGGCGCTGGGAGTGGCTATTCAGCGAGAAAAGCCGCCGGCTGGTGCAACAGAAGCGCAAGCGCCGCGCGCACCCGGTGCAACTGCCATTATCGCCGGTCGTGGATTACAGCCGGCATACCGAGATCATCCTGGCGTTAGACCAGGCGCTGGAAGATGGCGCGTATGTTTCGTTTGCCTACACTCCGCTGGCGGGGGAAACGGTAACACATGAACGAGTAGAGCCATACGAGCTCGAATATCGCGATGGTCACTGGTACTTCACGGCCTACGTGCGCGACCTGAATACCTTTCTGGATTATCGTGTGGATCGCATCCAGCCCGGCTCGCTCTCTCTCGACAAGGATCGCTTTTTGCCGGGGAATCGCCGCCGCCCCGGTGTGAGGATACGCTACTGGGTCTCACCCATGCTGGCCCGCCATGGCAGCCTGAGCGCCCGCCTGCGCGACCAGCAAGTCACGATGTTAGAGAACGACGGCGGGGCAATTGTGGAGGGAACCGCGCGCTCGCTCTGGTGGGCCAGGCGCCTGCTATCAGGCTACGGCGAGCAGGTGCGGGCGCTGGAGCCGCCGGAACTGGTGGCAATGATGCGGGAGAGCGCGGGAAGTATGTATAGGATGTATGAAGAGCAGTAA
- the cas3 gene encoding type I-D CRISPR-associated helicase Cas3', which produces MKLDLKILPVYSEEYAGAQIGDIHLLKHQVETWEAFRDSEVDVIFNVAMTGDGKSLAAYLPVFRDRKAAIAMYPTNELIQDQFVALPHYEERLGITLPRNALMYGQEITRIMQERDIAARLHAVRGLLRRNPILLTNPDLVHLIMSHQYGWDYLRKELPTLLSANFDYFIFDEFHVFGVPQIINVMNMLGYLAVNYQERPELRKKFVFLSATPNKLMNTLLQNSGLRVRTVEGTYSSTDKDGYRRILQPCELELHELSQERPIEVWVEEHLEEILAFFHQYPKSKAAILVYSVATARRLYARLYDFFEKQNGITVGENTGLTYRDDRREALKKQILVGTSTVDIGVDFRINYLIFEASNAGSFLQRFGRLGRHADFDAYRAFALVPRFVLERLQSKLQAESEVDRESFNMAVRSAFPLEAEFSGYTRRWGVMQAAQVLAALQSEGRKDANDEFVAALTDEYERLYGSPEQPIMPKKLKQFSYLQKNAPEIVAELSSFRGQSPLSCAVWDVDDHLKTYDLFFLVANTEIESMTEAEFMSEVRRRIQLGQEQVYERDFRESLLYLKIHRYIPESQRLVLGLNIDLGGQPQIMHQALELNGFFIQEPAFTWRDRVNKSLKAKKLVCVFSAMPRAELKRKLNLPALFPIQCVQDVTGERYSVAFGQEALLLDSLFSWQKNKGM; this is translated from the coding sequence ATGAAGTTGGATTTGAAAATTCTACCTGTCTATTCCGAAGAATATGCTGGCGCTCAGATTGGCGATATACATTTGTTGAAGCACCAGGTCGAAACATGGGAAGCATTTCGAGACTCTGAAGTCGATGTCATCTTCAATGTGGCCATGACGGGTGATGGCAAGAGCCTGGCGGCGTATTTGCCGGTCTTCCGGGATAGGAAAGCGGCCATCGCCATGTATCCCACCAACGAATTGATCCAGGATCAGTTCGTTGCGCTTCCACATTATGAAGAGCGATTGGGTATTACCCTGCCGCGCAATGCCTTGATGTATGGCCAGGAGATCACGCGCATTATGCAGGAGCGCGATATCGCTGCGCGACTTCATGCGGTGAGGGGTTTGTTGAGGCGCAACCCGATCCTGCTGACCAATCCTGACCTCGTTCACCTGATTATGAGCCATCAATATGGGTGGGATTATTTGCGCAAAGAACTGCCCACGCTGCTCTCCGCGAACTTTGATTACTTTATCTTCGATGAGTTTCACGTCTTTGGCGTGCCGCAGATTATCAATGTGATGAATATGCTCGGCTACCTGGCGGTCAATTACCAGGAGAGGCCGGAGTTGCGCAAGAAATTCGTCTTCCTCTCGGCCACCCCCAATAAGCTTATGAATACTTTGCTGCAAAATAGTGGATTGCGTGTGAGAACGGTCGAGGGTACATATAGCTCAACAGACAAGGATGGATATCGCCGCATCTTGCAGCCTTGCGAACTGGAACTGCATGAACTGAGCCAGGAGAGACCTATCGAGGTATGGGTCGAGGAACACCTGGAGGAGATATTGGCGTTCTTTCACCAGTATCCAAAATCCAAAGCGGCCATCCTGGTATATTCGGTAGCGACCGCGCGCCGTTTATATGCGCGCCTCTACGATTTCTTTGAGAAGCAGAATGGCATTACCGTTGGAGAAAATACAGGATTGACGTATCGAGACGACCGGCGCGAAGCCCTTAAAAAGCAAATCCTGGTCGGGACATCGACCGTCGATATCGGTGTCGATTTTCGCATCAACTATCTCATCTTCGAGGCGTCTAATGCTGGCTCGTTCTTGCAGCGTTTTGGGCGCCTGGGGCGGCACGCGGACTTTGATGCGTATCGCGCGTTCGCGCTGGTTCCGCGCTTTGTGCTGGAACGATTGCAGAGCAAACTACAGGCGGAGAGTGAGGTTGACCGCGAAAGCTTCAACATGGCGGTGCGCTCAGCTTTCCCGTTGGAGGCGGAATTTTCGGGCTACACGCGGCGCTGGGGTGTGATGCAGGCCGCGCAGGTGCTGGCAGCCCTACAAAGCGAGGGCAGGAAGGATGCCAACGACGAATTCGTGGCCGCCCTGACGGATGAATACGAGCGGCTCTATGGTTCGCCCGAGCAGCCGATCATGCCCAAGAAGCTCAAACAATTCTCGTACTTACAAAAAAATGCTCCTGAAATCGTGGCCGAGTTGAGCAGCTTCCGCGGCCAGAGTCCGCTTTCCTGTGCCGTCTGGGACGTGGATGATCATCTCAAAACATACGATCTCTTTTTCCTGGTTGCCAATACGGAAATCGAATCCATGACCGAAGCGGAGTTTATGAGCGAGGTCAGGAGGCGTATACAGTTGGGCCAGGAGCAGGTCTACGAGCGCGATTTCCGCGAATCATTGCTCTATCTGAAGATACACCGGTATATCCCTGAGAGCCAGCGCCTCGTGCTGGGTTTGAATATAGACCTGGGCGGCCAGCCGCAGATCATGCACCAGGCGCTCGAACTAAACGGTTTCTTCATCCAGGAACCGGCGTTTACCTGGCGGGATCGCGTCAACAAATCGCTCAAGGCCAAAAAGCTCGTGTGTGTGTTCAGCGCCATGCCACGGGCGGAACTCAAACGAAAGTTGAACCTGCCCGCGCTTTTCCCGATCCAGTGCGTGCAGGATGTGACCGGCGAGAGATATTCCGTCGCCTTCGGGCAGGAGGCGTTGCTGTTGGACTCGCTATTCTCGTGGCAGAAAAACAAGGGCATGTAA